A segment of the Streptomyces sp. NBC_00376 genome:
GCGCAGTGGCGGCAGTGGACCGGTCTGCCCTTCGACCGGGACGGTCGCGTGGAGATACCCGGCGCCCTGGCACCGGTGCACTGCGACACCGCACACGATCGCGCCGTCTATGTCGAACCCAACGTGTGGGTACGGCACGGCATGAAGCCGCACACCGCCTGACGGCACACTGCCCGCTACGCCAACGCCCCGGCGACCGCGGAGGCCGCTTCCGCGATGAGCGCGTTGTCGTACTCGGCGTCCTCCTTCCACCGGTTCGACAGGATCGCCACGACGATGGGCTCGGCGTCGGGGCGCCACACCACGGCGATGTCGTTGCGCGTGCCGTAGGTGCCGCCGGATCCGGTCTTGTCTCCGACCACCCAGCCCCTGGGCATCCCGGCCCTGATGAGCTCGGCTCCGGTCATGTTGGTCCGCAGCCATTTCGTCAACTGTGCGCGTTCGCCCGTGCCGAGAACGTCTCCGAGGACGAACGCGCGCAGATCCTCGGCGAGTGCCCGCGGTGTACTCGTGTCGGACGTGGCGCCCGGGGACCACCGGTTGAGTTCCGGTTCGCTGTGTTCCATCCGGGTGACGTCGTCGCCGAGCCCCGCGAGTACGGCGTCCAGGCCCCGGGGCCCGCCCAGTCGGCCGAGCAGCAGGTTGGCGGCGGTGTTGTCGCTGAAGCGGACCGCCGCGTCGCACAGCGCGCTCAGGCTCATCCCGGTCGCGACGTGCTTCTCG
Coding sequences within it:
- the bla gene encoding class A beta-lactamase, whose translation is MKTHSSARRSLLGALAALALVPLAACSAEDARPRSSASPVASSPHAGATGPAADASAKPFDRQHLARQFKELERKYDARLGVYAIDTGTGREVAHNDGERFVHASTFKALAAGAVLRKYTLDGMDEVIKYSKDDLVSNSPVSEKHVATGMSLSALCDAAVRFSDNTAANLLLGRLGGPRGLDAVLAGLGDDVTRMEHSEPELNRWSPGATSDTSTPRALAEDLRAFVLGDVLGTGERAQLTKWLRTNMTGAELIRAGMPRGWVVGDKTGSGGTYGTRNDIAVVWRPDAEPIVVAILSNRWKEDAEYDNALIAEAASAVAGALA